One region of Clostridiales bacterium genomic DNA includes:
- a CDS encoding CapA family protein — MKLSKSGIFLIVVLVIAIGLGVWVAIMTCDVLAKDPITMPDRGSAAGTPRPVQNADKPKEPDTFVISMVGDCTLASIQTGRDFDSYIDKNGTSWPFSGVVDYLDQDEFTLANLECTFSDEKLKSSSLFYFRGPSSYADILVQGSVECVTLGNNHTDDFGAKGVADTKAALDAVGVPWAAAGESKVITTEHGLKIGIYCPGWTGLSKSNITTGIQKLKEAGADILIFAPHWGTEGSYKVTANQESFAHAAIDAGAHIVFGTHPHVLQKMEAYNGGYIFYSLGNFSFGGNTAPRDVDTAIAQVTVKKDGDSWAVDGYDLIPCRLSSTDGKNDYRPRPYKEDEEGYARALGKLDGSWTGSDLSVDYSFMYR; from the coding sequence ATGAAGCTCTCCAAATCCGGTATTTTTCTGATCGTTGTGCTCGTAATCGCCATCGGGCTCGGCGTCTGGGTCGCAATCATGACCTGCGACGTTCTGGCGAAGGACCCCATCACAATGCCTGACCGCGGCAGTGCAGCCGGTACGCCGCGTCCAGTGCAAAACGCCGACAAGCCAAAGGAGCCGGACACGTTTGTCATCTCCATGGTCGGCGACTGCACGCTTGCCTCGATCCAGACCGGGCGCGATTTTGACAGCTATATTGATAAAAACGGGACGTCCTGGCCATTTTCCGGCGTGGTAGACTACCTGGATCAGGACGAATTCACCCTTGCAAACCTCGAGTGCACGTTTTCGGATGAAAAGCTCAAGTCCTCTTCCCTGTTCTATTTCCGCGGCCCGTCGTCCTATGCGGATATCCTGGTGCAGGGCAGCGTGGAATGCGTCACACTCGGCAACAACCACACGGACGACTTCGGCGCCAAAGGCGTCGCGGACACAAAGGCCGCGCTCGACGCTGTTGGCGTTCCGTGGGCAGCCGCCGGAGAATCCAAGGTGATCACGACCGAGCATGGACTGAAGATCGGCATCTACTGTCCGGGGTGGACCGGCCTGAGCAAAAGCAACATCACCACCGGGATCCAGAAACTCAAGGAAGCCGGCGCGGACATTCTGATCTTCGCCCCGCACTGGGGCACGGAGGGCAGCTACAAGGTGACTGCAAATCAGGAATCCTTTGCGCACGCGGCCATTGACGCGGGCGCGCACATCGTTTTCGGCACGCACCCGCATGTCCTGCAGAAGATGGAAGCCTACAACGGCGGCTATATCTTCTACAGTCTCGGCAACTTCAGCTTCGGCGGCAACACCGCTCCGCGCGACGTGGACACGGCGATCGCACAGGTGACTGTAAAAAAAGACGGCGACAGCTGGGCCGTCGACGGTTACGATCTCATCCCCTGCCGTCTGTCGAGCACGGACGGCAAGAATGACTACCGCCCGCGCCCGTACAAAGAGGACGAAGAGGGCTATGCGCGTGCACTCGGCAAGCTCGACGGCTCCTGGACCGGCAGCGACCTGAGCGTGGACTACTCGTTCATGTACCGCTGA
- a CDS encoding class I SAM-dependent rRNA methyltransferase, with product MERNYPKIQITDKAARSLRSGHPWVYADEVLQADAACVDGQIVDVTTRSGHWLGVGFYNSASKIRVRVLSRNANDRFDEAFWARRIRYAVDYRRTVIGQNFDNCRLIFGEADGFPGLTVDRFGQILVAQVLSLGMELRKQQLFALLLQTLHADGAQIDAIYERNDVKLRQKEGMEQGTGFVTLDGLRTDLDGHVTIRENGILYDVDYIHGQKTGFFLDQKYNRRAAAQLAQGKHVLDCFTHTGAFGLNCAAAGAASVLSVDVSEDALTTARHNAALNGLQDRVEYLCADVFDLLTKLAEQKRGAYDYIILDPPAFTKSSATVANAIRGYKEINLKAMRILPRGGYLATCSCSHFMTDDRFRAMLADAAKDAQVSLRQIEARQQGPDHPILWNVPETDYLKFYLFQIV from the coding sequence ATGGAACGAAATTATCCGAAAATTCAGATCACGGACAAGGCAGCGCGCAGCCTGCGCAGCGGCCACCCGTGGGTCTATGCAGACGAAGTGCTGCAGGCAGACGCTGCCTGCGTCGACGGGCAGATCGTGGATGTGACCACGCGCAGCGGCCACTGGCTCGGCGTCGGGTTTTATAACAGCGCGTCCAAGATCCGCGTGCGCGTGCTCTCGCGCAACGCGAATGATCGCTTTGACGAGGCATTCTGGGCGCGGCGCATTCGGTACGCGGTCGATTACCGCCGCACGGTCATTGGGCAGAATTTCGACAACTGCCGCCTGATTTTCGGCGAGGCGGACGGTTTCCCGGGGCTGACGGTCGATCGCTTCGGCCAGATCCTGGTCGCACAGGTGCTCTCGCTGGGCATGGAGCTGCGAAAGCAGCAGCTATTCGCGCTCCTGCTGCAGACGCTGCACGCAGACGGTGCGCAGATCGACGCGATCTACGAGCGCAATGATGTCAAGCTCCGGCAGAAAGAAGGCATGGAACAGGGGACAGGCTTTGTGACGCTCGACGGTCTTCGGACGGATCTGGACGGACACGTGACGATCCGGGAAAACGGCATCCTGTACGACGTGGATTATATCCATGGACAGAAAACCGGGTTTTTCCTCGATCAGAAGTATAACCGCCGCGCAGCAGCGCAGCTCGCACAGGGCAAGCATGTGCTCGACTGCTTCACGCACACCGGGGCTTTCGGGCTCAACTGCGCAGCGGCAGGCGCGGCATCCGTCTTGTCGGTGGATGTATCGGAAGATGCGCTCACGACCGCGCGGCACAATGCAGCGCTCAACGGCCTGCAGGATCGCGTGGAGTATCTCTGCGCCGATGTGTTCGATCTGCTCACGAAGCTGGCCGAGCAAAAGCGCGGGGCATATGATTATATCATCCTTGACCCGCCGGCCTTCACCAAGAGCAGCGCGACCGTGGCGAACGCCATCCGCGGCTATAAGGAGATCAATCTCAAAGCCATGCGCATCCTGCCGCGCGGCGGCTATCTGGCCACGTGCTCGTGCTCGCACTTCATGACGGACGATCGTTTCCGCGCCATGCTGGCGGACGCCGCCAAGGACGCGCAGGTCTCCCTGCGGCAGATCGAGGCACGGCAGCAGGGGCCGGATCATCCGATCCTCTGGAACGTGCCGGAGACGGATTATTTGAAGTTCTATCTGTTTCAGATCGTATGA
- a CDS encoding sodium-translocating pyrophosphatase produces the protein MDNLFWIGFVGAALALIFAYLQKCKVMKCSEGDEKMVKIASSIRAGANAYLKQQYSTVAKVFAVVFVILLIIAFASKGQMLSRVTPFAFLTGGIWSMLAGLIGMKIATAANARTANAAHESLNHGLNVAFSSGTVMGFTVVGLGILDITLWFIGLRYIGKITDPTVLANIMVMNGMGASFMALFARVGGGIYTKAADVGADLVGKVEAGIPEDDPRNPATIADNVGDNVGDVAGMGADLYESYVGSILATFALSAAANYGWSGMLLPVALAVCGIVCSLIGSFLIKTKEDATQMSLLKSLRTGTYTAAALSAVLALPLSYLILGPEQHCWGVYVAILCGLIGGCAIGYFTEYYTSDNYKPTQQLAAASETGSATIIIGGISLGLKSTMASILIVSVAILLSYFCAGGTTTIIDASGAFTAEFNQGLYGIGIAAVGMLSTLGITLATDAYGPVADNAGGIAEMSGLPEEVRDRTDALDSLGNTTAATGKGFAIGSASLTALALLVSYVNIVQTRTPETLNFTLTSPSVLVGLFIGAMLTFVFSALTMSAVQTAAQSIVVEVRRQFREIVGIMDYKADPDYAACVSLCTKGALHEMVAPALLAVVVPIVTGLILGPTGVVGLLGGVSVTGFAMAVFMSNAGGAWDNAKKYIERGNHGGKGSPQHKAAVVGDTVGDPFKDTSGPSLNILIKLCSTVSIVFAGLIIAFNLMNVL, from the coding sequence ATGGATAACCTATTCTGGATCGGCTTCGTCGGAGCCGCGCTCGCCCTGATTTTCGCCTACCTGCAGAAGTGCAAAGTTATGAAGTGCTCTGAAGGCGACGAGAAGATGGTCAAGATCGCTTCTTCGATCCGCGCCGGTGCCAACGCCTACCTGAAGCAGCAGTATTCCACTGTTGCAAAAGTGTTTGCAGTCGTATTTGTCATCCTGCTGATCATCGCCTTTGCTTCCAAGGGCCAGATGCTTTCCAGAGTGACGCCGTTTGCGTTCCTGACCGGTGGCATCTGGTCGATGCTCGCTGGCCTGATCGGCATGAAGATCGCCACTGCCGCCAATGCCCGCACGGCCAATGCCGCGCATGAGAGCCTGAACCACGGCCTGAACGTTGCCTTCTCTTCCGGCACGGTCATGGGCTTCACGGTTGTCGGCCTCGGCATTCTGGACATCACGCTCTGGTTTATCGGCCTGCGCTACATTGGCAAGATCACCGATCCCACCGTGCTTGCCAACATCATGGTCATGAACGGCATGGGCGCTTCCTTCATGGCGCTGTTTGCCCGTGTCGGCGGCGGTATCTACACCAAGGCTGCTGACGTCGGCGCCGACCTCGTCGGTAAAGTCGAAGCCGGTATTCCGGAAGATGACCCGCGTAACCCCGCGACCATCGCGGACAACGTCGGCGATAACGTCGGCGACGTTGCCGGTATGGGCGCTGACCTGTACGAGTCCTATGTCGGCTCCATCCTTGCCACCTTCGCGCTGAGCGCCGCCGCCAACTATGGCTGGAGCGGCATGCTGCTGCCCGTTGCGCTGGCTGTCTGCGGCATTGTCTGCTCGCTGATTGGCTCCTTCCTCATCAAGACGAAGGAAGACGCTACCCAGATGTCCCTGCTCAAGAGCCTGCGCACCGGCACCTACACGGCTGCTGCCCTCTCCGCTGTGCTCGCCCTGCCCCTGTCCTACCTCATTCTCGGACCCGAGCAGCACTGCTGGGGCGTTTACGTCGCCATCCTCTGCGGCCTCATCGGCGGCTGCGCCATCGGCTACTTCACCGAGTACTACACCTCTGACAACTACAAGCCCACCCAGCAGCTGGCCGCGGCTTCCGAGACCGGCTCCGCTACGATCATCATCGGCGGTATCTCCCTGGGCCTGAAGTCGACCATGGCTTCCATTCTGATTGTCTCCGTCGCCATCCTGCTCAGCTACTTCTGCGCAGGCGGCACCACCACGATCATCGATGCCAGCGGTGCGTTCACTGCTGAGTTCAACCAGGGCCTGTACGGCATCGGCATTGCCGCTGTCGGCATGCTCTCCACCCTCGGCATCACCCTTGCGACCGACGCTTACGGCCCCGTGGCCGACAACGCCGGCGGCATTGCCGAGATGTCCGGCCTGCCGGAAGAAGTTCGCGACCGCACCGACGCCCTCGATTCCCTTGGCAACACCACTGCTGCCACCGGCAAGGGCTTTGCGATCGGCTCTGCTTCCCTGACCGCTCTGGCGCTGCTCGTGTCCTACGTCAACATCGTGCAGACCCGCACGCCCGAGACCCTCAACTTCACGCTGACGAGCCCGTCCGTTCTGGTCGGCCTGTTCATCGGCGCGATGCTTACCTTCGTTTTCTCCGCACTGACCATGAGCGCTGTGCAGACCGCTGCGCAGTCCATCGTCGTGGAAGTGCGCCGTCAGTTCCGCGAGATCGTCGGCATCATGGACTACAAGGCAGACCCGGATTACGCGGCCTGCGTCAGCCTGTGCACCAAGGGCGCTCTGCATGAGATGGTCGCTCCGGCGCTGCTGGCTGTTGTCGTCCCGATCGTCACCGGCCTGATCCTTGGACCCACCGGCGTTGTCGGCCTGCTCGGCGGCGTGTCCGTCACTGGCTTTGCAATGGCCGTGTTCATGTCCAACGCAGGCGGCGCCTGGGATAACGCAAAGAAGTATATCGAGCGCGGCAACCACGGCGGCAAGGGCAGCCCCCAGCACAAGGCGGCTGTCGTTGGCGATACTGTCGGCGACCCGTTCAAGGATACTTCCGGCCCGTCCCTGAACATCCTCATCAAGCTCTGCTCCACGGTCTCCATCGTGTTTGCTGGCCTGATCATTGCGTTCAACCTCATGAACGTGCTGTAA
- a CDS encoding acyl-CoA dehydratase activase, whose amino-acid sequence MKYFGGCDVGSTYTKAVILDENGKMCADTTIRSKINAEQSAIAAMEEVCGKVGLKDSKELAYLIGTGYGRNKVPFADENISEISCHAMGVHVTNPEVRAIIDIGGQDVKGISIDTDGTVKSFAMNDKCSAGTGRFFEAMARSFEMSLPEFSNLSLTAKNVIPITAQCTVFAESEVITLVGEGKPTDEIAAGIEMAVAKRCFVMAKKAGATDSITLTGGCAKNAGLKQAIEHVLKFKVVELKTDPQLMGALGAAEYARQKGLAKK is encoded by the coding sequence ATGAAATACTTTGGCGGATGCGACGTAGGTTCCACCTACACGAAGGCAGTTATTCTCGACGAGAACGGCAAAATGTGCGCCGACACGACGATCCGCAGCAAGATCAATGCGGAGCAGTCCGCGATCGCGGCGATGGAAGAAGTCTGCGGCAAGGTCGGCCTGAAGGACTCCAAGGAGCTCGCTTACCTCATCGGCACCGGCTACGGCCGCAACAAGGTCCCGTTCGCCGACGAGAACATCTCCGAGATCTCCTGCCACGCCATGGGCGTGCACGTCACGAATCCGGAAGTCCGCGCCATCATCGATATCGGCGGCCAGGACGTCAAGGGCATCAGCATCGACACCGACGGCACGGTCAAGAGCTTCGCGATGAACGATAAGTGCTCCGCCGGTACCGGCCGCTTCTTCGAGGCCATGGCCCGCTCCTTCGAGATGAGCCTGCCGGAATTCTCGAACCTGTCCCTGACGGCGAAGAACGTCATCCCGATCACGGCGCAGTGCACCGTTTTCGCGGAGTCCGAAGTCATCACCCTCGTGGGCGAAGGCAAGCCGACCGACGAGATCGCCGCCGGCATCGAGATGGCCGTCGCCAAGCGCTGCTTCGTCATGGCCAAGAAGGCCGGCGCCACCGACAGCATCACGCTGACGGGCGGCTGCGCGAAGAACGCCGGCCTGAAGCAGGCCATCGAGCACGTGCTGAAGTTCAAAGTCGTTGAGCTGAAGACCGACCCGCAGCTGATGGGCGCTCTGGGTGCTGCCGAGTACGCTCGCCAGAAGGGTCTCGCCAAGAAGTAA
- a CDS encoding 2-hydroxyacyl-CoA dehydratase family protein, with amino-acid sequence MKYDMKALAHDFWYGKPHQERRLGDLYIDKTGLYKHREWRGFPDTMYYFYNIWLYNYAHMVMDVVRYGGLINFAKGVWRYRWVGQTYLPVLHWFDRGMEGMRGEGLKASAWHYRGMVNATIFQFQRMFSSDANLRGGKKNYRWHHNVAHNETVWGGVFYPWHGKLTNVPMEMIPYFVTCHVNSHTVLNYIDAVQSIGLPGDPCPMCQAEAGLFVLDDMPDYAPIVVTSNEACDASVATSILQDWFLDKPLFAMPQPMQFDDPLLKKHCRDEIEQCWKFVEEQTGIPFDWNSLVKCIESQNELMKFEWEKWDVAAKTNYYPVNGVAQALYRIYQSQFGDLPVWHEVDGHVRKILNKCVKKKINSFPETRHRVLAWSCAPLYYSNWCTWAYNCWGLNTVMNMDSLMFNMTIRTDSYDHCLDDMAQYHMWAPMRRMAVGGLHHIFECWKYMEEFNCDMVMMYDQLQCKGMQGVHGLFEDEFRDRNIHAIWMPHALPDSRTVSRMEIRQIINDYMTTVMHEEALDPTLLEFDDSMTW; translated from the coding sequence ATGAAATACGATATGAAAGCACTTGCCCATGATTTCTGGTACGGCAAGCCCCATCAGGAGCGCCGTCTGGGCGATCTCTACATTGACAAGACCGGTCTGTACAAGCACAGAGAGTGGCGTGGCTTCCCCGACACCATGTACTACTTCTATAACATCTGGCTGTACAACTACGCGCACATGGTCATGGACGTTGTCCGCTACGGCGGCCTTATCAACTTTGCCAAGGGCGTGTGGCGCTACCGCTGGGTCGGCCAGACCTACCTGCCGGTTCTGCACTGGTTCGACCGCGGCATGGAAGGCATGCGTGGCGAGGGCCTGAAGGCCTCCGCGTGGCACTACCGCGGCATGGTCAACGCGACCATCTTCCAGTTCCAGCGCATGTTCTCCTCCGACGCCAACCTCCGCGGCGGCAAGAAGAACTACAGATGGCATCACAACGTTGCCCACAACGAGACCGTCTGGGGCGGCGTGTTCTATCCCTGGCACGGCAAGCTGACGAACGTCCCGATGGAGATGATCCCGTACTTCGTCACCTGCCACGTCAACAGCCACACCGTTCTCAACTACATCGACGCGGTGCAGTCCATCGGCCTGCCGGGCGATCCGTGCCCGATGTGCCAGGCGGAAGCCGGCCTGTTCGTCCTCGACGACATGCCCGATTACGCGCCGATCGTTGTCACCTCCAACGAGGCCTGCGACGCTTCCGTCGCCACCTCCATCCTGCAGGACTGGTTCCTCGACAAGCCGCTGTTCGCCATGCCGCAGCCGATGCAGTTTGACGATCCGCTGCTCAAGAAGCATTGCCGCGACGAGATCGAGCAGTGCTGGAAGTTTGTCGAAGAGCAGACCGGCATCCCGTTTGACTGGAATTCCCTGGTCAAGTGCATCGAGTCCCAGAACGAGCTGATGAAGTTCGAGTGGGAGAAGTGGGATGTCGCCGCCAAGACCAACTACTACCCGGTCAACGGCGTTGCGCAGGCTCTGTACCGTATCTACCAGTCTCAGTTCGGCGATCTGCCGGTCTGGCATGAGGTCGACGGCCACGTCCGCAAGATCCTCAATAAGTGCGTCAAAAAGAAGATCAACAGCTTCCCGGAGACCCGCCACAGAGTGCTGGCATGGTCCTGCGCGCCGCTGTACTACTCCAACTGGTGCACCTGGGCGTATAACTGCTGGGGTCTGAACACCGTCATGAACATGGACTCTCTGATGTTCAACATGACCATCCGCACCGACAGCTATGACCACTGCCTGGACGACATGGCACAGTATCACATGTGGGCTCCGATGCGCCGTATGGCCGTCGGCGGCCTGCACCACATCTTTGAGTGCTGGAAGTACATGGAGGAGTTCAACTGCGACATGGTCATGATGTACGATCAGCTGCAGTGCAAGGGCATGCAGGGTGTGCACGGCCTGTTCGAGGACGAGTTCCGTGATAGAAACATCCATGCTATCTGGATGCCGCACGCGCTGCCTGACAGCCGCACCGTGTCCCGCATGGAGATCCGTCAGATCATCAACGACTACATGACAACCGTCATGCACGAGGAAGCCCTCGACCCGACCCTGCTCGAGTTCGACGACTCCATGACTTGGTAA
- a CDS encoding 2-hydroxyacyl-CoA dehydratase family protein yields MRDLKHLIAFENLLQEANNELVRQGKADGKRALGYTCYFMPEVLLDLPGCFAVRLRAPKCTSPDMATYYMSSRTCHYGRSLFERALEGGYNFLDADFGTETCTVTCRFQEHLGYMDVIQNPDFFVTFTDVPFKRNQNSIEHYEGQLQAHVLDPLHEKFGIDISDEALMKAIDLHNEISAVINEIGDYRKLDNPTITGYEFQVIQLCSLVCPKELILPMLKETAKELKTRKPDKKSPFRCKVVLAGSENDDPEFTKLIEGCGAEVVCDRHCYGAVESRAPIVVKDGEKPLTAIARHYLETSNCPRFMPQDIMRERKQRLADLAKEYKADGIIVASNKFCEYWSYERTIDTIVMPRDFGYPVCSIEKEYINGASGQLRTRFQAFVESIEIKKIQEGK; encoded by the coding sequence ATGAGAGACTTGAAACACCTGATCGCATTTGAAAACCTGCTCCAGGAGGCCAACAACGAGTTGGTCCGGCAAGGAAAGGCAGACGGCAAGAGAGCACTGGGTTACACCTGCTACTTCATGCCGGAAGTTCTGCTTGACCTGCCCGGCTGCTTTGCAGTCCGTCTGAGAGCGCCGAAATGCACTTCTCCGGACATGGCTACATATTACATGTCCAGCCGTACCTGCCATTACGGCCGCAGCCTCTTCGAGCGTGCGCTCGAAGGCGGCTACAACTTCCTGGACGCTGATTTCGGCACCGAGACCTGCACGGTCACCTGCCGCTTCCAGGAGCACCTTGGCTACATGGACGTCATCCAGAATCCGGACTTCTTCGTGACGTTCACCGACGTGCCGTTCAAGAGAAACCAGAACAGCATCGAGCATTATGAAGGCCAGCTGCAGGCCCACGTCCTCGATCCGCTGCACGAGAAATTCGGCATCGACATCTCCGACGAGGCCCTCATGAAGGCCATTGACCTGCACAACGAGATCAGCGCGGTCATCAACGAGATCGGCGATTACCGCAAGCTCGATAACCCGACCATCACGGGCTATGAGTTCCAGGTCATCCAGCTCTGCTCGCTGGTCTGCCCGAAGGAACTGATCCTCCCGATGCTCAAGGAAACGGCCAAAGAGCTCAAGACCCGCAAGCCCGACAAGAAGAGTCCATTCCGCTGCAAGGTCGTTCTGGCCGGCTCCGAGAACGACGACCCCGAGTTCACCAAGCTGATCGAAGGCTGTGGCGCCGAAGTCGTCTGCGACCGTCACTGCTACGGTGCTGTGGAGTCCCGCGCTCCCATCGTGGTCAAGGACGGCGAGAAGCCGCTGACCGCGATCGCCCGCCACTATCTCGAGACCAGCAACTGCCCGCGCTTCATGCCGCAGGATATCATGCGCGAGCGCAAGCAGCGTCTGGCCGACCTCGCCAAGGAATACAAGGCTGACGGTATCATCGTTGCCTCCAACAAGTTCTGCGAATACTGGAGCTACGAGCGCACGATCGACACCATCGTCATGCCGCGTGACTTTGGCTACCCGGTCTGCTCCATCGAAAAGGAATACATCAACGGCGCCTCCGGCCAGCTGCGTACCCGCTTCCAGGCCTTCGTCGAGAGCATCGAAATCAAGAAGATTCAGGAGGGCAAATAA
- a CDS encoding GNAT family N-acetyltransferase, whose translation MPDARIRRAAAADLPVLTQLWQTAYGDPPELIGAFYHRFPPQAAAWVVEMNGTVVTAAHLLGGRLHTADGTALPCAYVYAVSTDPAQQGHGYASALMRRFAAEADANGCVLYTLPAEASLYAWYRSVMGTTQTARGARLRIARAPDMQCPPVIERVSAQEYAALREQALRGRAHVELSAALLAFQADLCDLCGGALVRIASGCAVAERDGAQLLIKELLGTDVLPAVQALLAGFGAQEAQLCVQRPDGAQALAAYRPLSCAASDVLWGLYLD comes from the coding sequence ATGCCTGACGCACGCATCCGCCGCGCAGCCGCGGCCGACCTGCCGGTGCTGACCCAGCTCTGGCAGACCGCCTACGGCGATCCGCCGGAGCTGATCGGCGCATTTTATCATCGCTTTCCGCCGCAAGCGGCCGCCTGGGTCGTTGAGATGAACGGAACTGTTGTCACGGCAGCGCATCTGCTGGGCGGCCGGCTGCATACGGCTGACGGGACCGCTCTCCCCTGCGCCTATGTCTATGCGGTCTCTACCGATCCGGCGCAGCAGGGACACGGCTATGCGTCGGCACTGATGCGCCGCTTTGCCGCCGAAGCGGACGCGAACGGCTGCGTGCTCTATACGCTCCCGGCAGAAGCATCCCTGTACGCATGGTATCGGTCGGTCATGGGTACCACACAGACTGCCCGCGGTGCGCGGCTGCGCATCGCACGTGCGCCGGATATGCAGTGCCCGCCGGTCATCGAGCGGGTCAGCGCGCAGGAGTACGCCGCATTGCGGGAGCAGGCACTGCGCGGCCGCGCGCACGTGGAGCTGTCTGCTGCGCTGCTGGCATTTCAGGCAGATCTCTGCGATCTGTGCGGCGGCGCGCTGGTGCGCATCGCCAGCGGGTGTGCCGTTGCGGAGCGGGACGGGGCGCAGCTGCTCATAAAGGAGCTGCTGGGTACGGACGTTTTGCCGGCCGTTCAGGCACTGCTTGCAGGCTTCGGCGCACAGGAGGCGCAGCTGTGTGTTCAGCGGCCCGACGGCGCACAGGCGCTGGCTGCTTACCGCCCGCTTTCCTGTGCGGCTTCGGATGTGCTCTGGGGACTTTATCTGGACTGA
- a CDS encoding uracil-DNA glycosylase, producing MNEAWKELKQECAQCRRCGLGETRHHLVFGDGAEDARIMLIGEGPGEQEDLQGLPFVGPAGKLLDDMLEMIYLDRTKVYIANIVKCRPPHNRDPQFVEQKCCGEWLQRQIALVDPAIIVCLGRIAATALIKDPFRITREHGQWFDVNGRRCMAIYHPSALLRDPSKRPETFVDLKALQREIYTRCPEVYPDA from the coding sequence ATGAACGAAGCCTGGAAAGAACTCAAGCAGGAGTGCGCGCAGTGCCGGCGCTGCGGTCTCGGTGAGACGCGGCATCACCTCGTATTCGGTGACGGCGCCGAGGATGCGCGCATCATGCTCATCGGCGAAGGCCCCGGCGAACAGGAAGACCTGCAGGGGCTGCCGTTTGTCGGGCCGGCCGGCAAGCTGCTCGATGATATGCTCGAAATGATCTATCTCGACCGGACGAAGGTCTACATCGCCAACATCGTCAAGTGCCGCCCGCCGCACAACCGTGACCCGCAGTTCGTGGAGCAGAAATGCTGCGGCGAATGGCTGCAGCGGCAGATCGCGCTCGTCGACCCGGCGATCATCGTCTGCCTCGGCCGGATCGCTGCGACCGCACTCATCAAAGACCCGTTTCGCATCACGCGCGAGCATGGGCAGTGGTTTGATGTCAATGGCCGGCGCTGTATGGCGATCTATCACCCCTCCGCCCTGCTGCGCGACCCGAGCAAGCGGCCGGAGACGTTCGTCGATCTCAAAGCGCTGCAGCGGGAGATCTATACGCGCTGCCCGGAGGTGTACCCCGATGCCTGA
- the murC gene encoding UDP-N-acetylmuramate--L-alanine ligase → MDFQDYLVPGKTGLLIGIGGVSMSPLAEVLHDAGLDIRGSDMSESDNTLTLRERGIPIHIGHSAANVTDDIEFVIRTAAVHDDNPEVHEAHRRGIPVFERTQAWGALMRGYPNALCISGTHGKTTTTSMCTHIMMAAEKDPTVMIGGTLPLLHACHRVGKGNTIIMESCEYYNSFLSLNPTIAVILNIEADHLDFFKDIEDIKHSFRQFAERVPAETGTVIANCDDVNTMDALRGIERKVITFGLSPKADVYAENIMHRGSSSEFDIYHRGNLFAHVTLHVPGIHNVRNALAATAAAIVLGVSPNAVKYGLAGFEGAGRRFDYKGKFQGADLYDDYAHHPSELRALLDAVDTLDYQRTIVVFQPHTYSRTAKLFNDFVEQLRRPTIVYLAEIYAAREKNTIGISSADLAAQIPGAKFYPTFAEIEAELRRIARPGDIILTVGAGDVFRIGEHLLYPADNKD, encoded by the coding sequence ATGGATTTTCAGGATTATCTGGTTCCCGGGAAAACCGGGCTGCTGATCGGTATCGGCGGCGTGTCCATGTCGCCGCTGGCAGAGGTGCTGCATGATGCGGGGCTGGACATCCGCGGCTCGGACATGAGCGAGAGCGACAATACGCTCACGCTGCGCGAGCGCGGCATTCCGATCCACATCGGCCACAGCGCCGCCAACGTTACGGATGATATCGAGTTCGTGATCCGCACGGCCGCCGTTCATGACGACAATCCGGAGGTGCACGAGGCGCACCGCCGCGGCATCCCGGTCTTTGAGCGGACGCAGGCATGGGGCGCGCTCATGCGCGGCTACCCGAATGCGCTGTGTATTTCCGGCACACACGGCAAGACGACGACGACGTCCATGTGCACGCACATCATGATGGCGGCGGAAAAAGACCCGACCGTCATGATCGGCGGCACGCTTCCGCTGCTGCACGCCTGCCACCGTGTCGGCAAGGGCAATACGATCATCATGGAGTCGTGCGAGTACTATAACTCGTTCCTTTCGCTGAATCCGACGATCGCCGTGATTTTGAACATCGAGGCGGATCATCTGGACTTTTTCAAGGACATCGAGGACATCAAGCACTCGTTCCGCCAGTTTGCCGAGCGCGTTCCGGCCGAGACCGGCACCGTGATCGCAAACTGTGACGATGTCAACACCATGGATGCGCTGCGCGGGATCGAGCGCAAGGTCATCACCTTCGGTCTCAGCCCGAAGGCGGACGTGTATGCGGAGAACATCATGCACCGCGGCTCTTCGTCCGAGTTTGATATTTATCACCGGGGAAATCTGTTTGCCCATGTGACGCTCCATGTTCCCGGCATCCACAATGTGCGCAACGCGCTCGCTGCCACGGCTGCGGCCATTGTGCTCGGCGTCAGCCCCAATGCCGTCAAGTACGGTCTTGCCGGCTTTGAAGGCGCGGGCCGGCGGTTTGATTATAAGGGCAAGTTCCAGGGCGCGGATCTGTATGACGATTATGCGCACCACCCGAGTGAGCTGCGCGCGCTGCTCGACGCGGTGGATACGCTCGACTATCAGCGCACGATCGTCGTGTTCCAGCCGCACACCTACAGCCGCACGGCAAAGCTCTTCAATGATTTTGTGGAGCAGCTGCGCCGCCCGACGATCGTCTATCTGGCGGAGATCTATGCTGCGCGCGAGAAAAACACCATCGGCATTTCTTCTGCCGATCTGGCCGCGCAGATCCCGGGCGCGAAGTTTTACCCGACGTTTGCGGAGATCGAGGCCGAGCTGCGCCGCATTGCCCGCCCGGGCGACATTATTCTGACTGTGGGCGCCGGCGACGTGTTCCGCATCGGCGAGCACCTCCTGTACCCGGCGGACAATAAGGACTGA